In the Geobacter sp. FeAm09 genome, one interval contains:
- a CDS encoding PilZ domain-containing protein, giving the protein MGRMGERFRIEGHAKCTLHFAGLAYVGEIDNISLSGALVKLGNSIPECVRPGCACGLTLGRTDVYPVRYACRVARLAPDLVGVQILELIYGGRCAAAGPHWLPPAARNAISDQ; this is encoded by the coding sequence ATGGGCAGAATGGGCGAAAGGTTCAGGATCGAGGGCCATGCGAAATGCACCCTGCATTTTGCCGGCCTCGCCTATGTGGGCGAGATCGACAACATCTCCCTGAGCGGCGCCCTGGTCAAGCTGGGCAACAGCATCCCGGAGTGCGTGCGTCCCGGCTGTGCCTGCGGCCTGACCCTGGGCAGGACGGATGTCTACCCCGTGAGGTACGCCTGCCGGGTGGCCCGGCTCGCTCCGGACCTGGTGGGGGTGCAGATCCTCGAACTCATCTATGGGGGCCGCTGCGCCGCGGCCGGCCCGCACTGGCTCCCCCCCGCCGCGCGGAATGCCATTAGCGATCAATAA
- a CDS encoding YafY family protein produces the protein MNKAERLFQLVLLLRSRRTAMTGEAIAEAMGVSLRTVYRDVQALVLSGVPVEGEPGVGYLIRPANHLPPLIFTPDELQALMVGSRMAQAFTDQDLAQAARSAELKIRSILTEPLQRHAERQPYRIPILESGDGLRRVHGTLRRACEERQKIRVAYRDERERKSERIIWPLGLVGWSSCWTLLAWCELRRDYRNFRFDRIEALDLLEERFTPTDTISIAHYLKSVVGIRDPG, from the coding sequence ATGAACAAGGCCGAACGGTTGTTTCAGCTGGTGCTGCTGCTCCGCTCCCGGCGCACCGCCATGACCGGCGAGGCCATCGCGGAGGCCATGGGGGTTTCGCTGCGCACCGTGTACCGTGACGTGCAGGCCCTGGTCCTTTCCGGCGTGCCGGTGGAGGGGGAACCGGGGGTGGGATACCTGATCCGCCCCGCCAACCACTTGCCGCCCCTCATCTTCACCCCTGACGAATTGCAGGCGCTCATGGTGGGCAGCCGCATGGCCCAGGCGTTCACCGACCAGGATCTGGCCCAGGCGGCGCGGAGCGCCGAGCTCAAGATCCGCTCCATCCTGACGGAACCGTTGCAGCGCCATGCGGAGCGGCAGCCCTACCGCATCCCCATCCTGGAGAGCGGCGACGGGCTGCGCCGGGTGCACGGCACGCTGCGCCGGGCCTGCGAAGAACGGCAGAAGATCCGGGTGGCATACCGGGATGAACGGGAAAGGAAGAGTGAGCGGATCATATGGCCCTTGGGGCTGGTCGGCTGGAGCAGCTGCTGGACCCTGCTCGCCTGGTGCGAACTGCGCCGTGATTACCGGAATTTCCGCTTCGACCGCATCGAGGCGCTCGACCTTCTGGAGGAACGTTTCACGCCCACGGACACCATCAGCATCGCCCACTATCTCAAGAGCGTGGTCGGCATCCGCGATCCCGGGTAG
- a CDS encoding VOC family protein has product MNVKPIPEGYHSVTPYLAVPRAAELLEFMKRAFQAREKERIERPDGSVGHAEVIVGDSVVMLGEPKECGAMPAALYLYVPDVHAVYLRALEAGATAMLAPVDQFWGDRMATVEDPFGNIWHLATRVEEVAPEELQRRMAEFSAS; this is encoded by the coding sequence ATGAACGTGAAACCGATTCCGGAAGGATACCACAGCGTAACCCCCTACCTGGCCGTCCCCCGCGCGGCGGAGTTGCTGGAATTCATGAAGCGGGCCTTCCAGGCCCGGGAAAAGGAGCGGATCGAGCGGCCCGACGGTTCCGTGGGCCATGCCGAGGTGATCGTCGGCGACTCGGTCGTCATGCTGGGCGAGCCGAAGGAGTGCGGGGCCATGCCCGCGGCCCTCTATCTGTACGTGCCCGACGTGCATGCCGTATACCTGCGCGCCCTGGAGGCGGGGGCGACGGCGATGCTGGCCCCGGTGGACCAGTTCTGGGGGGACCGCATGGCCACCGTGGAGGACCCGTTCGGCAATATCTGGCACCTGGCGACCCGGGTGGAGGAGGTGGCGCCGGAGGAGCTGCAACGGCGGATGGCGGAGTTTTCGGCCTCTTAG
- a CDS encoding MFS transporter — protein METRTLFRGLFLINFAITLGFGIADAFFSLYVFSLGARGALLGLPLVLYSLSKIVLSPFMGAWADRIGRKKVAAASLGLYLFVSLSYLFTASLPLITLLRLLQGIGCAMFRPVVLSLVGEASPDHKRATVMGTFDISFYGALSLGPVVGGMLKDLWGFQGIFATLALLCVVALAVALICIPGHNPPPRQASHSERLGDLLGATRHSSLRGLLAFVFGRACGISLLGAFLPIMLTARLGLSGTRAGLVMASSTLVMTLLLRPMGMLSDRAPRKSLVVAGGTVVSLLYFLIPVAAGFSQILALGVGIGLFSVLSQPASTALLVEEGSRHGMGATVGTCNAVLNLGFVSGPLLGAGLQSALGLTAVFYAAGVLGLGAVALFVGNVLLQEGARPPKRG, from the coding sequence ATGGAAACCCGCACCCTGTTCCGGGGGCTGTTCCTGATCAACTTCGCCATCACCCTGGGCTTCGGCATCGCCGACGCCTTCTTCTCGCTCTACGTCTTCAGCCTGGGCGCCAGGGGAGCACTCCTCGGCCTCCCCCTCGTCCTCTACTCCCTCTCCAAGATCGTCCTCAGCCCCTTCATGGGCGCCTGGGCCGACCGCATCGGCCGCAAGAAGGTCGCAGCCGCCAGCCTCGGCCTCTACCTCTTCGTCTCCCTCTCCTACCTCTTCACCGCCAGTCTCCCCCTCATCACCCTCCTGCGCCTGCTCCAGGGCATCGGCTGCGCCATGTTCCGCCCCGTGGTGCTCTCCCTGGTGGGCGAAGCCTCCCCGGACCACAAACGGGCCACGGTCATGGGCACCTTCGACATCTCCTTCTACGGCGCCCTGAGCCTGGGGCCGGTCGTGGGAGGGATGCTCAAGGACCTGTGGGGCTTTCAGGGGATCTTTGCCACCCTGGCCCTCCTGTGCGTCGTCGCCCTGGCCGTGGCCCTCATCTGCATCCCCGGCCACAACCCCCCGCCACGCCAAGCCAGCCACAGCGAACGCCTCGGTGACCTCCTGGGCGCCACCCGCCACAGCTCCCTGCGGGGGCTTTTGGCCTTCGTCTTCGGCCGGGCCTGCGGCATCTCGCTGTTGGGGGCCTTTCTCCCCATCATGCTCACCGCCCGGCTGGGGCTGAGCGGCACCCGTGCCGGGCTGGTCATGGCCTCCTCCACCCTGGTGATGACCCTCTTGCTCCGCCCCATGGGCATGCTCTCGGACCGGGCGCCGCGCAAGTCCCTGGTGGTTGCCGGGGGCACCGTGGTCTCGCTGCTCTACTTCCTGATCCCGGTGGCGGCGGGTTTTAGCCAGATCCTGGCGCTGGGGGTGGGTATCGGCCTGTTCAGCGTGTTGTCCCAGCCTGCGAGCACGGCGCTGCTGGTGGAGGAGGGGAGCCGTCACGGCATGGGTGCGACGGTGGGCACCTGCAACGCGGTGCTGAACCTTGGTTTCGTCTCTGGCCCGCTGTTGGGTGCGGGATTGCAGAGCGCCCTGGGGCTGACGGCGGTGTTCTACGCCGCCGGGGTTCTGGGGCTCGGGGCCGTGGCGCTGTTCGTGGGCAATGTGTTGTTGCAGGAGGGGGCGAGGCCGCCGAAGCGCGGCTAA
- a CDS encoding OprD family outer membrane porin: MRSTISLLLLAASVFATQAFAADTIKEMFSQGTIDGSLRYYLYDLKTKDAKDAGDSVFAAIVGYKTAPLKGVSLAGTFASANDVATSNTWDNYMMLQASGSNQHKSFTKLMEYYVQGEWFDTTIRYGAQQIYTPLMNMDYCRILPKTYSGLTLVNKSIKDLELHAYYIDGFSGWNDSSFYDIVKSVDSSAKDKPLLVGGARYNTQVGSVNLGAEGWVYHMDDVVDTGYLRTRFGKNIGDYHLYFMPSVMVQKSNGENLGGKFDTYEYGFETGVDAYGAKLQAFYAKTGPDAQFTPWGFGKIVMQQFLVSGWHGKQDAYGALVGYDLGQIGVPGLSTYVWYNRYDAPGSRSSEIDYNVQYEFRKTFNSALDGLKFEVGYAMVDNASTADQNELRVRMTYPFSIGGGGKN; this comes from the coding sequence ATGAGATCCACAATCTCGCTTCTTCTCTTGGCCGCCAGCGTGTTCGCGACCCAGGCCTTTGCGGCCGACACCATCAAGGAAATGTTTTCCCAGGGGACCATCGACGGCTCCCTGCGCTACTACCTGTACGACCTGAAAACCAAAGACGCAAAAGACGCGGGCGATTCGGTGTTCGCGGCCATCGTGGGGTACAAGACCGCCCCCCTGAAGGGCGTAAGCCTGGCCGGCACCTTTGCCTCGGCCAACGACGTGGCCACCAGCAATACGTGGGACAACTACATGATGCTGCAGGCATCGGGCAGTAACCAGCACAAGAGCTTCACCAAGCTGATGGAGTACTACGTCCAGGGGGAATGGTTCGATACGACGATCAGGTACGGGGCCCAGCAGATCTACACCCCCCTGATGAACATGGACTACTGCCGCATCCTGCCTAAGACCTACAGCGGCCTCACCCTGGTGAACAAGAGCATCAAGGACCTGGAACTCCACGCCTATTACATCGACGGCTTCTCGGGCTGGAACGACAGCAGCTTCTACGACATCGTCAAGTCGGTGGATTCCTCGGCCAAGGACAAGCCGCTCCTGGTGGGGGGCGCCCGCTACAACACCCAGGTGGGGTCGGTCAACCTGGGCGCCGAGGGGTGGGTCTATCACATGGACGACGTGGTGGACACCGGCTACCTGAGGACCAGATTCGGCAAGAACATCGGCGACTACCACCTCTACTTCATGCCCTCCGTCATGGTGCAGAAATCCAACGGCGAGAACCTGGGGGGAAAATTCGACACCTACGAGTACGGCTTCGAGACCGGCGTGGACGCCTACGGCGCCAAGTTGCAGGCTTTCTACGCCAAGACCGGCCCCGACGCCCAGTTCACCCCCTGGGGCTTCGGCAAGATCGTCATGCAGCAGTTCCTGGTTTCGGGCTGGCACGGCAAGCAGGACGCCTACGGCGCGCTGGTCGGCTACGACCTGGGCCAGATCGGCGTTCCCGGGCTCTCCACCTATGTCTGGTACAACCGCTACGACGCTCCCGGCTCACGCTCCAGCGAGATCGACTACAACGTCCAGTATGAATTCAGGAAAACCTTCAACAGCGCCCTCGACGGCCTCAAGTTCGAGGTGGGATACGCCATGGTCGACAACGCCTCTACGGCCGACCAGAACGAGCTCAGGGTGCGCATGACCTATCCGTTCTCCATCGGCGGAGGCGGCAAGAACTAA
- a CDS encoding cytochrome c3 family protein gives MNKEAQHTGYLLCMLFLAVAALTSATADAKDREPLAKKHLAQGVKCQDCHAIDKLAAPAEVAACLNCHGGYAGMAKRTAKKDTNGGYLSNINPHESHFGDVECTECHVAHNAPHKSICDRCHTFTFDM, from the coding sequence ATGAACAAGGAAGCACAACATACCGGTTATCTACTCTGCATGCTGTTCCTGGCGGTAGCGGCGCTGACGTCGGCCACCGCCGACGCAAAGGACCGCGAACCGCTGGCCAAAAAACACCTGGCCCAGGGCGTCAAATGCCAGGACTGCCACGCCATCGACAAGCTGGCGGCCCCCGCCGAAGTGGCGGCATGCCTCAACTGTCACGGCGGGTATGCGGGCATGGCCAAGCGGACCGCCAAGAAGGATACGAACGGCGGCTACCTGAGCAATATCAACCCCCACGAATCGCACTTCGGCGACGTGGAATGCACCGAATGCCACGTGGCCCACAACGCGCCGCACAAGAGCATCTGCGACCGGTGCCACACCTTTACCTTCGATATGTAG
- a CDS encoding FAD-dependent oxidoreductase, with amino-acid sequence MKSRSVVKGLLVAVALLTAGTVCSAADKAAVTDYDVVVVGGGGSGACAALAAAQSGVKVLVVEKERKLSGSSGLTKGMMGVNTSLQRKHNMKITPMEVFKQMESYTHLLFNARLARATVEHSGETIEWLMDNGVKLWLPVEPQQFAHDAVKPIIYHMWDGQQGLAALTTAIEKAGGTIMYRTEATRINKNADGSVSGVQVRAQDGTVKTVNAKAVIIATGGFMGNDEMMKKAGIVGHPMGWLANDGVGMKMAWEAGAAKYKENVTEYHGQGIVTKGNNKESILMTKLEPFIHIPILWVDKTGQRYYNEDYVYDNALVSHALVSIGGQGFVVFDQATVDKFKKAKTGMTDSFANIRNIPGKQSGPIPELDAYLEAGVKDGVVHKGRTLEELAANAGFQKAPFLKQIGAYNGYVKKGEDEQFGKAKEHLMYPVAQGPFYALEVMTYNLTTIGGVKVNEHLEAVDENFNPVKGLYAVGNVAGGLYSDSYMTVEGLTMGFAAVSGRLAGLNSAEYVKARK; translated from the coding sequence ATGAAAAGCAGAAGTGTGGTTAAGGGGTTGTTGGTTGCCGTGGCGTTGCTGACGGCGGGCACCGTATGCTCTGCCGCCGACAAGGCCGCGGTCACGGATTATGACGTTGTCGTTGTGGGTGGCGGAGGCTCCGGCGCCTGTGCCGCCCTGGCCGCCGCCCAGTCCGGGGTGAAGGTCCTGGTGGTGGAGAAGGAGCGCAAGCTGAGCGGCTCCTCCGGCCTCACCAAGGGGATGATGGGAGTGAACACGTCCCTGCAGCGGAAGCACAACATGAAGATCACCCCCATGGAGGTCTTCAAGCAGATGGAGAGCTACACGCACCTGCTTTTCAATGCCCGCCTGGCCCGCGCCACGGTCGAGCACTCGGGCGAGACCATCGAGTGGCTGATGGATAACGGCGTGAAGCTGTGGCTGCCCGTCGAGCCGCAGCAGTTCGCCCACGATGCGGTCAAGCCGATCATCTACCACATGTGGGACGGCCAGCAGGGGCTGGCGGCCCTGACCACGGCCATCGAGAAGGCCGGCGGGACCATCATGTACCGGACCGAGGCCACCAGGATCAACAAAAACGCCGACGGCTCCGTAAGCGGCGTGCAGGTGCGCGCCCAGGACGGCACCGTGAAAACCGTCAACGCCAAAGCGGTCATCATCGCCACGGGCGGTTTCATGGGCAACGACGAGATGATGAAGAAGGCGGGCATCGTGGGGCACCCCATGGGCTGGCTCGCCAACGACGGCGTGGGCATGAAGATGGCCTGGGAGGCGGGGGCCGCCAAGTACAAGGAGAACGTCACCGAGTACCACGGCCAGGGCATCGTCACCAAGGGCAACAACAAGGAATCCATCCTGATGACCAAGCTGGAGCCCTTCATCCATATCCCCATCCTGTGGGTCGATAAGACCGGCCAGCGTTACTACAACGAGGACTACGTGTACGACAACGCCCTCGTGTCCCACGCCCTCGTTTCCATCGGCGGCCAGGGCTTCGTGGTGTTCGACCAGGCCACGGTGGACAAGTTCAAGAAGGCGAAGACCGGCATGACCGACTCCTTCGCCAATATCAGGAACATCCCGGGGAAACAGTCCGGCCCGATCCCCGAGCTTGACGCCTACCTGGAAGCCGGCGTCAAGGACGGCGTGGTCCACAAGGGGCGCACCCTGGAAGAGCTGGCCGCCAATGCGGGCTTTCAGAAGGCACCGTTCCTGAAACAGATCGGCGCTTACAACGGCTACGTGAAAAAGGGCGAAGACGAGCAGTTCGGCAAGGCCAAGGAACACCTGATGTACCCCGTTGCCCAGGGGCCGTTCTACGCCCTTGAGGTCATGACCTACAACCTCACCACCATCGGCGGGGTCAAGGTGAACGAGCACCTGGAGGCGGTGGACGAGAACTTCAACCCGGTCAAGGGGCTCTACGCGGTGGGCAATGTGGCCGGCGGCCTCTACTCCGACAGCTACATGACCGTGGAAGGCCTGACCATGGGCTTTGCCGCCGTCTCCGGCCGCCTGGCCGGCCTGAACAGCGCGGAATACGTCAAGGCCCGCAAATAG
- a CDS encoding TetR/AcrR family transcriptional regulator codes for MTTQRLTKKDRDELRRAEIVAAARKCVAYSGFHAASMAEIARTARMSVGHLYRYFENKESIIRAIVEMITEEQLNWIASTALNKNVAEFQIERFTERFVDNREERALLLEMHAEAARNPDIAAILENADQQYRKMAALTIRKIYTDLEEEEIIARVELMATISESFLLRSIKAPEAESARINKLLEGVIGHIWPKI; via the coding sequence ATGACAACCCAGCGCTTGACCAAGAAGGACAGGGATGAACTGCGTCGGGCCGAGATCGTTGCGGCGGCGCGCAAATGCGTCGCATACAGCGGGTTCCATGCCGCCAGCATGGCGGAGATAGCCCGGACGGCACGCATGAGTGTCGGGCACCTGTACCGCTATTTCGAGAACAAGGAATCCATCATCCGGGCGATCGTGGAGATGATCACCGAGGAGCAGTTGAACTGGATCGCCAGCACGGCCCTCAACAAGAACGTCGCCGAGTTCCAGATCGAGCGTTTCACGGAGCGGTTCGTGGACAACCGGGAGGAGCGGGCGCTGCTGCTGGAGATGCACGCCGAGGCGGCGCGCAATCCGGATATCGCCGCCATTTTGGAGAACGCGGACCAGCAGTACCGGAAGATGGCGGCGCTTACCATCCGCAAGATCTACACCGACCTGGAAGAGGAAGAGATCATCGCCCGCGTGGAACTGATGGCGACCATATCGGAGAGTTTCCTGCTGCGGAGCATCAAGGCGCCCGAGGCGGAATCCGCCAGGATCAACAAGCTGCTGGAAGGGGTCATTGGGCATATCTGGCCCAAGATCTGA
- a CDS encoding helix-turn-helix domain-containing protein, with amino-acid sequence MSIPSPGKKVRGSLSGTPINALFDLLGRRWALGVLWNLEQGPCTFRALQERCGDISPSILNSRIKDLREADLVAKTLDGYALTRRGKELRDIIVPLGAWSAAWSKEVFDYIKPGTESS; translated from the coding sequence ATGTCCATTCCAAGCCCGGGAAAAAAGGTACGCGGTTCTCTCTCCGGTACGCCGATCAACGCCCTGTTCGACCTTTTGGGCCGCCGCTGGGCGCTCGGCGTCCTGTGGAACCTGGAACAAGGCCCCTGCACGTTCCGCGCGTTGCAGGAGCGGTGCGGCGACATCTCCCCCTCCATCCTCAACAGCCGCATCAAGGACCTGCGCGAGGCGGACCTGGTGGCAAAGACCCTCGACGGCTACGCGCTGACCCGGCGGGGCAAGGAACTGCGCGACATCATAGTACCGTTGGGGGCATGGTCCGCGGCGTGGTCGAAAGAGGTCTTCGACTACATCAAGCCGGGTACGGAGAGCTCATAA
- the dmpI gene encoding 4-oxalocrotonate tautomerase DmpI, whose amino-acid sequence MPVITVDLHSIATEQKKALIKNLTKTAVEVTNIPAEKFTILINELDSTNIGIGGLTLAEIKAAQAR is encoded by the coding sequence ATGCCGGTTATCACCGTTGATCTGCACAGCATCGCTACGGAACAAAAAAAGGCCCTGATCAAAAACTTGACAAAGACCGCCGTAGAGGTCACAAATATCCCCGCTGAAAAGTTCACCATCCTGATCAACGAACTCGACAGCACCAACATCGGGATCGGCGGCCTGACGCTCGCCGAAATCAAGGCGGCCCAGGCCCGTTAG